A stretch of the Pseudomonas sp. ACM7 genome encodes the following:
- a CDS encoding transposase codes for MMGQLSSGQDRLFYSFNLEDHIPANHLLRSIDRCLDLSDLRHYLADFYSPIGRPSIDPELMIRMLIVGYCYGIRSERRLCEEAHFNLAYRWFCRLSLEDEVPNHSTFSKNRHGRFRDSDLFRWLFNEVLRRCMDAGLVKGEGFAVDASIIKADASRQRGVPGDEQVNWSDPALSTRAVREYLEALDEEALAETLPKRLSLTDPQARWTAAPGGPAFYAYSTNYLIDTEHGVIMDVEPTPAHRTAEVESTKTMIDRVEAQFDIKPERLIGDTAYGTAPMLAWMVEEKDIEPHVPVWDKTERKNDSFSSNDFHWNEEAEEYRCPAGNPLRSEWRAFKNERSRVTKANTIIFRSRQTDCATCPMKAKCCPNTSIRKIARSVHEAARDVARRIAATPAYQRSRHERKKVEMLFAHLKRILKLDRLRLRGMSGATDEFTLAAAVQNLRRLAKFSSQGPPVTG; via the coding sequence ATGATGGGACAGTTATCGAGTGGGCAGGATCGGCTGTTTTACTCGTTCAACCTTGAAGATCACATTCCAGCCAATCACCTTCTGCGCAGCATTGATCGGTGTCTCGATCTGAGCGACCTGCGCCATTACCTCGCCGATTTCTATAGCCCGATTGGGCGTCCGTCGATTGATCCTGAACTGATGATTCGCATGCTGATCGTGGGCTATTGCTACGGCATTCGCTCTGAGCGGCGGTTGTGCGAAGAGGCCCATTTTAACCTGGCGTATCGCTGGTTCTGCCGGTTAAGCCTTGAAGATGAAGTCCCCAATCACTCGACCTTTTCCAAAAATAGACACGGCCGTTTTCGGGACAGCGATCTCTTTCGCTGGCTGTTCAATGAAGTGCTGCGTCGTTGCATGGACGCAGGCTTGGTCAAAGGTGAAGGCTTTGCCGTGGACGCCAGCATCATCAAAGCGGATGCCAGCCGGCAGCGCGGTGTACCGGGTGATGAACAGGTCAATTGGAGCGATCCGGCCCTGAGCACCCGCGCCGTGCGTGAGTATCTTGAAGCCCTCGATGAAGAGGCTCTGGCCGAAACGCTGCCGAAGCGCCTATCACTGACTGATCCTCAAGCCCGCTGGACCGCAGCTCCAGGTGGCCCAGCGTTCTATGCTTACTCCACGAATTATCTGATCGATACCGAGCACGGCGTGATCATGGATGTGGAACCCACACCGGCTCATCGAACCGCAGAAGTCGAGAGCACCAAGACGATGATCGATCGGGTCGAAGCGCAGTTCGACATCAAGCCGGAACGCCTCATTGGCGACACCGCTTACGGTACCGCGCCGATGCTGGCCTGGATGGTGGAGGAAAAAGACATCGAGCCGCATGTGCCGGTGTGGGACAAAACTGAGCGCAAGAACGACAGCTTTTCGAGTAACGATTTCCACTGGAATGAAGAGGCCGAGGAATATCGCTGCCCGGCCGGCAACCCATTGCGCAGCGAATGGCGAGCCTTCAAAAACGAGCGTTCGCGCGTCACAAAAGCCAACACCATCATCTTCCGATCCAGACAGACCGACTGCGCGACATGTCCGATGAAAGCCAAGTGCTGCCCGAACACTTCGATTCGCAAGATCGCTCGCAGCGTCCATGAAGCCGCTCGCGATGTGGCTCGGCGCATTGCAGCAACGCCGGCATATCAGCGCTCTCGCCACGAACGTAAAAAGGTCGAAATGTTGTTTGCCCACCTCAAGCGCATCCTGAAATTGGATCGCCTGCGGCTACGTGGCATGAGTGGCGCGACGGATGAATTCACGCTGGCCGCTGCGGTGCAGAACCTGCGACGGCTGGCCAAATTTTCATCTCAAGGGCCACCAGTCACGGGATAG
- the tnpB gene encoding IS66 family insertion sequence element accessory protein TnpB (TnpB, as the term is used for proteins encoded by IS66 family insertion elements, is considered an accessory protein, since TnpC, encoded by a neighboring gene, is a DDE family transposase.) — protein sequence MRPNASVEKVYLYPKPVDFRKSIDGLAALVELDIKVAVFDPVLFVFLNRHRNRVKVLYWERNGFCLWLKR from the coding sequence ATGCGTCCCAATGCCAGCGTTGAAAAAGTGTACCTCTACCCAAAGCCTGTCGATTTTCGAAAGTCCATCGACGGCCTGGCTGCATTGGTCGAACTGGACATCAAAGTTGCGGTGTTCGACCCTGTGCTTTTCGTCTTTCTAAATCGCCACCGCAACCGCGTCAAAGTGTTGTACTGGGAGCGCAACGGCTTCTGCCTTTGGCTCAAGCG
- a CDS encoding HD domain-containing phosphohydrolase, producing MPSPLRPDQRRLPLHVHISVMFTFLLLLTGVVLGLFNYQQTTQIILSSSEKLFNRIEQDVRLDLHATYEPIRHLLSLLAEYPATQATDLEQRLALLKPFSQSLKDNPDLASLYLGYGNGDFFMVRPLRTPDMKTLLKAPDTAAYQVWSIERTGNSGQVRSQSLFFDQDLALISRQENPDETYDPRTRTWYANARSDSDQITTEPYIFFSTHNVGTTLARRSGEQAVMGADLTLAELSATLDKHVVTPNTEIVLFDAEGNAIAYPDSSKLIIDDQTARLIKAADLSPSLDALLNNPPEGNRLDVAGRQWIVARSRMQEGGPQGLQLALLVPEDELLVDAYRMRWQGALITLATLLLCLPLGWLTSRILVKPLRALVREADAVRSFDFNFPASRRSPVLEVDQLSVSMTRMKDTLASFFQITDSLSAETRFAPLLERVLFETVKIGQAQAGLIYLRESDGDRMEPHGLVVNGTSRAVPSFDLRGHELQAPQSPAWLQQLSNADNIVTTLGFEQAGDLQKVLHALECPRVHLIGIRLHNRHNETVGLLILLLADTGNLSDLEKLRPDRIAFLQAVSGAAAVSIESQRLQAKQKQLLDSFIQLLAGAIDAKSPYTGGHCQRVPALTLMLAQAAAASQDPAFSGYQPTDDEWEALHIAAWLHDCGKVTTPEYVVDKATKLETLNDRIHEIRTRFEVLKRDAWISYWQAMALGGNEQHLAGLRNATLAGLDDDFAFVARCNLGGEAMAESDQQRLRSISQRTWTRTLDDRLGVSWEENRRQARTPAPTLPVSEPLLGDKPEHLFERPEAELIPEDNPWGFKLDVPRYKYNRGELYNLSVARGTLTREERYIINHHMVQTILMLSHLPFPGHLTNVAEIAGGHHEKMDGTGYPKQLKREEMSLPARMMAIADIFEALTAADRPYKKAKSLSEALGIMATMCRDAHIDPELFGLFINAQIYLQYADRFLDPQQIDAVDPTSLLVKAGLRA from the coding sequence ATGCCCAGCCCACTGCGCCCGGATCAACGTCGGTTGCCCCTGCACGTCCATATCAGCGTGATGTTCACTTTCCTGCTGTTGCTGACTGGCGTGGTGCTGGGCCTTTTCAACTACCAGCAAACCACGCAGATCATTCTTTCCAGCAGTGAAAAGCTCTTCAACCGCATCGAGCAGGACGTCCGTCTCGACCTGCATGCCACTTATGAACCGATTCGCCATCTGCTGTCCCTGCTGGCGGAATATCCGGCGACCCAGGCAACTGACCTTGAGCAACGCCTGGCGCTACTCAAACCCTTCAGCCAGTCGCTCAAGGACAACCCCGACCTGGCCTCGTTGTATCTGGGCTACGGCAACGGTGACTTCTTCATGGTTCGGCCCTTGCGAACCCCCGACATGAAAACGCTCCTCAAGGCACCGGACACTGCGGCTTATCAGGTGTGGAGCATTGAGCGAACAGGCAACAGCGGTCAGGTCCGTTCCCAATCATTGTTTTTCGATCAGGATCTGGCCCTCATCAGCCGCCAGGAGAACCCCGACGAAACCTACGATCCACGAACCCGCACCTGGTATGCCAACGCCCGCAGCGACAGCGATCAGATCACCACCGAACCCTACATCTTTTTCTCCACCCACAATGTCGGCACTACCCTGGCCCGGCGCAGTGGCGAACAGGCTGTCATGGGTGCCGATCTGACCCTGGCGGAACTCTCCGCAACCCTGGACAAACATGTCGTGACCCCCAATACCGAAATCGTGCTGTTCGATGCCGAAGGGAATGCCATCGCCTATCCCGACAGCAGCAAATTGATCATCGACGATCAGACTGCCCGCCTGATCAAAGCCGCTGACCTCAGCCCCAGCCTCGACGCATTGCTCAACAATCCCCCCGAAGGTAACCGCCTGGATGTCGCCGGTCGTCAATGGATCGTTGCCCGCAGTCGCATGCAGGAAGGCGGCCCCCAGGGACTGCAACTGGCGCTGCTGGTACCGGAAGATGAGTTACTCGTCGATGCCTACCGCATGCGTTGGCAAGGCGCGCTGATTACTCTGGCCACGCTGTTGCTGTGCCTGCCGCTGGGCTGGCTGACCTCGCGGATACTGGTCAAACCCCTGCGCGCGCTGGTAAGGGAGGCCGATGCGGTTCGCAGTTTCGACTTCAACTTTCCGGCCTCACGTCGCTCTCCTGTGCTCGAAGTCGACCAACTGAGCGTGTCGATGACGCGTATGAAAGACACCCTGGCGAGTTTTTTCCAGATCACCGACAGCCTGAGTGCCGAGACTCGCTTCGCCCCCTTGCTGGAACGGGTGTTGTTTGAAACCGTGAAAATCGGCCAGGCCCAGGCCGGTCTGATCTACCTGCGCGAAAGTGATGGCGATCGCATGGAGCCCCATGGGCTGGTCGTCAACGGCACCTCACGGGCAGTGCCGTCATTTGATCTTCGAGGACACGAACTCCAGGCTCCGCAAAGCCCTGCATGGCTACAACAGCTGTCGAATGCCGACAACATCGTCACCACGCTTGGCTTCGAACAGGCCGGGGATTTGCAGAAGGTGTTGCATGCGCTGGAGTGTCCCCGCGTTCATCTGATCGGCATTCGGCTGCACAATCGTCATAACGAAACCGTGGGCCTGCTGATCCTGCTGTTGGCCGATACCGGCAACCTGAGCGATCTGGAAAAACTTCGTCCGGACCGCATCGCATTCCTCCAGGCCGTGTCCGGCGCGGCCGCCGTGAGTATTGAAAGCCAGCGGCTGCAAGCCAAACAAAAACAACTGCTGGATTCCTTCATTCAACTGCTGGCGGGGGCGATTGACGCCAAAAGCCCCTATACCGGCGGTCACTGCCAGAGAGTGCCGGCGCTGACCCTGATGCTCGCTCAAGCTGCCGCTGCCAGCCAGGACCCGGCCTTCAGTGGCTATCAACCCACCGACGATGAATGGGAAGCGCTGCACATCGCCGCCTGGCTGCACGATTGCGGCAAGGTCACCACTCCGGAATACGTGGTCGATAAAGCCACCAAGCTGGAAACCCTCAACGACCGTATTCACGAAATCCGCACCCGCTTCGAAGTGCTCAAGCGCGATGCCTGGATCAGCTATTGGCAAGCCATGGCCCTGGGCGGTAACGAGCAGCACTTGGCCGGACTGCGCAACGCCACGCTAGCAGGGCTGGACGATGATTTCGCGTTCGTTGCTCGCTGCAACCTGGGTGGCGAGGCGATGGCCGAGTCCGACCAGCAACGCCTGCGCAGCATCTCCCAACGCACCTGGACCCGAACCCTGGATGACCGGCTGGGCGTTTCCTGGGAAGAGAACCGGCGTCAGGCGCGGACCCCGGCACCGACACTGCCGGTCAGCGAGCCATTGCTGGGGGACAAACCCGAGCACCTGTTCGAACGGCCCGAAGCCGAACTGATTCCGGAGGATAATCCGTGGGGGTTCAAGCTCGATGTGCCGCGCTACAAGTACAACCGGGGCGAGCTCTACAACCTGAGCGTTGCCCGAGGCACCCTGACCCGCGAGGAGCGTTACATCATCAATCACCACATGGTGCAGACGATTCTGATGCTCAGCCACCTGCCCTTCCCCGGCCACCTCACCAACGTCGCGGAGATCGCCGGCGGCCACCACGAGAAAATGGACGGCACCGGGTATCCCAAACAGTTGAAGCGCGAAGAAATGAGCCTGCCGGCGCGGATGATGGCGATTGCCGATATTTTCGAAGCGCTGACCGCCGCCGATCGCCCCTACAAGAAAGCCAAGTCCTTGAGCGAAGCGCTGGGCATCATGGCCACGATGTGCCGGGATGCCCACATCGATCCTGAGTTGTTCGGGCTGTTCATCAACGCGCAAATCTACTTGCAGTACGCCGATCGATTCCTCGATCCCCAACAGATTGATGCGGTAGATCCGACAAGCCTGCTGGTCAAGGCAGGCTTGAGGGCATGA
- a CDS encoding GAF domain-containing protein produces the protein MIDLQKSGQGLEGYGMLWAQLESLLADERDFIANAAQFSAFLYNQLDDLNWAGFYLNRNEELVLGPFQGQIACVRIPFGRGVCGSAAATLQTQLVEDVHAFPGHIACDSASNSELVVPLVKEGRLIGVLDLDSPKLARFTAEDQAGIEQLAAIFLRLTDC, from the coding sequence ATGATCGATTTACAAAAGAGCGGCCAGGGCCTCGAAGGCTACGGCATGCTGTGGGCGCAATTGGAGTCATTGCTGGCGGACGAGCGGGATTTCATTGCCAACGCCGCGCAGTTCTCGGCGTTCCTCTATAACCAGCTCGATGACCTGAACTGGGCCGGGTTCTACCTCAATCGCAACGAAGAGCTGGTGCTGGGCCCGTTTCAAGGGCAGATCGCCTGCGTGCGAATTCCGTTTGGCCGGGGCGTGTGCGGCTCGGCGGCGGCCACCTTGCAGACCCAGTTGGTCGAGGACGTGCACGCGTTCCCCGGACACATCGCTTGCGACAGCGCGTCGAACAGCGAACTGGTGGTGCCACTGGTCAAGGAGGGACGATTGATTGGCGTACTGGACCTCGATAGCCCGAAACTGGCGCGTTTTACCGCTGAAGATCAGGCCGGTATCGAGCAGTTGGCGGCGATTTTCCTGCGCCTGACCGACTGCTGA
- a CDS encoding ATP-binding protein, translated as MDSRLNAFLERADAVLARIEPLLPTPRHVIDWNHCLAARWQREGRSGFLLPLEVSLDMRLSDLIGVDRQLEQLGRNTQQFLDGMPANHALLWGARGTGKSSLVRALLAEHAKAGLRLIEIERDHLADLPRVVEQIAKLPQRFVLFCDDLSFESGEGDYRVLKSVLDGSLEQAPDNVLLYATSNRRHLVPEKESDNENWKRVDGELHPSEAVEDKIALSDRFGLWLSFYPFTQEHFLNVVEHWIGQLADKAGLKWQRDEELDILAVRWATGRGNRNGRCAYQFARYWVGLKLLEHKA; from the coding sequence GTGGATTCCCGATTAAATGCTTTTCTTGAACGTGCCGATGCTGTTTTGGCTCGTATTGAACCGTTGCTGCCCACCCCTCGGCACGTTATCGACTGGAATCATTGCCTTGCCGCGCGCTGGCAACGCGAGGGGCGCAGCGGATTTCTGTTGCCGCTGGAAGTCAGCCTCGACATGCGTTTGTCCGACCTGATCGGTGTCGACCGGCAACTGGAGCAACTGGGGCGAAATACCCAACAGTTCCTCGATGGCATGCCGGCCAACCACGCATTGCTCTGGGGCGCGCGCGGCACCGGTAAATCGTCGCTGGTTCGCGCCTTGCTGGCCGAACACGCCAAGGCCGGTCTGCGGCTGATCGAGATCGAACGCGATCACCTGGCGGACTTGCCGCGCGTGGTCGAACAGATCGCCAAGCTGCCCCAGCGTTTTGTGCTGTTCTGCGATGACCTGTCGTTCGAGTCGGGCGAGGGTGACTATCGCGTGCTCAAGAGCGTGCTCGACGGCTCTCTCGAACAGGCCCCGGATAACGTTTTGCTGTACGCCACGTCCAACCGTCGCCACTTGGTGCCGGAAAAGGAAAGCGATAACGAAAACTGGAAACGCGTTGACGGCGAACTCCATCCCAGCGAGGCGGTGGAAGACAAGATTGCGCTGTCGGACCGTTTCGGATTGTGGCTGTCGTTCTATCCGTTTACTCAGGAGCACTTCCTCAACGTCGTCGAACACTGGATCGGTCAACTGGCCGACAAGGCGGGCCTTAAGTGGCAGCGAGACGAAGAACTGGACATCCTCGCGGTGCGCTGGGCTACGGGCCGGGGCAATCGCAACGGACGTTGTGCGTATCAATTTGCCCGCTATTGGGTCGGGCTGAAGCTGTTGGAGCACAAGGCATGA
- a CDS encoding response regulator: MDIKFTNRLSYKQARLTVLVGFILGTLLSLLQIGIDYASEDASINREILSLLEISHNPASRIAYNIDAELAQELTLGLLRSPAIIGAQLTDNNGTVLASVKRPGVQSGYRVISDFLFGANRQFEDRLYLDHLPTESLGTLRLDVDTYSFGNRFLRRAEVTLLNGFARSLLLTGILLALFYVMLTKPLVRVIRELSSRDPRSTESTSLECPTDHENDEIGVLVKVANQQFENIATEIQQRRNAENRLTDYLGQLENIVSARTAELKAINSRLSQSNQELEVARSTALDMAEARSVFLANMSHEIRTPLNGLLGMIALSLDGPLNAEQQQQLSIAHDSGKVLVELLNDILDLSKFDAGQLELEHIPFDLGSLIEDTANLLSQNAAPSVELSCLIDPHFPALVLGDPTRVRQIVSNLLSNALKFTRFGRVDVRLSTFEDGVRIEVCDTGIGIAQDAQVKIFQPFTQAGAGITRQFGGTGLGLALTYNLCEAMQGRLTISSEAGFGSQFCADLPLPSHTRALPPTSLQGKVIAITAASSGLAELLNSVLPGWGLDYEQRSLDDSLLGLNPDVLITDCPECLFGLRPSCTAPILLVTAYGSFMPSEEALALAPLQQQARPLARNALYQTLRRTLQPELNTINGARLDALSPQRRGRVLLVEDNPVNQLVAKGMLGKLGCEVIVAGHGGEALDQLEQSEFDLVLMDCNMPVMDGYEASRQIRRSGRWPQLPIVALTANAMSEERERCRAAGMSDYLAKPFRREELAALLDLWVPNYDSALICPKR; encoded by the coding sequence ATGGATATCAAGTTCACCAACCGCCTGTCCTACAAGCAAGCCAGGCTTACCGTGCTGGTCGGTTTCATTCTGGGCACGCTGCTCAGTCTGCTGCAAATAGGCATCGATTATGCCAGTGAAGACGCCTCCATCAACCGCGAAATCCTGTCTTTGCTGGAAATCAGCCATAACCCCGCGTCCCGTATCGCCTACAACATCGACGCCGAACTCGCTCAGGAACTGACCCTGGGCCTGTTGCGCTCACCGGCGATCATCGGCGCGCAGTTGACCGACAACAACGGTACCGTGCTCGCCAGCGTCAAACGCCCGGGCGTGCAAAGCGGCTATCGGGTGATCAGCGACTTCCTGTTCGGCGCCAACCGGCAGTTCGAAGACCGTCTCTACCTGGATCACTTGCCGACCGAATCCCTCGGCACCCTGCGCCTGGACGTCGACACCTATTCATTCGGCAACCGGTTCCTGCGTCGGGCCGAGGTGACCCTGCTCAATGGCTTCGCCCGCAGCCTGCTGCTGACTGGCATCCTGCTGGCGCTGTTCTATGTGATGCTGACCAAGCCGTTGGTGCGGGTCATCCGTGAACTCAGCAGTCGCGACCCGCGCAGCACGGAGTCGACGTCGCTGGAGTGTCCGACGGACCATGAAAACGATGAAATCGGTGTACTGGTCAAGGTTGCCAATCAACAATTCGAAAACATCGCCACCGAAATCCAGCAGCGACGCAACGCCGAAAACCGCCTGACCGACTACCTCGGGCAACTGGAGAACATCGTCTCGGCCCGCACTGCGGAACTCAAGGCGATCAACTCGCGGCTCAGCCAATCCAATCAGGAACTGGAAGTCGCCCGCAGCACCGCCCTGGACATGGCCGAAGCGCGCTCGGTGTTCCTGGCCAACATGAGCCACGAGATCCGCACGCCGCTCAATGGCCTGCTGGGGATGATCGCGCTTTCCCTGGACGGCCCGCTCAATGCCGAGCAACAGCAACAGCTGTCCATCGCCCATGACTCGGGCAAAGTACTGGTGGAACTGCTCAACGATATTCTCGATCTGTCGAAGTTCGATGCCGGCCAACTGGAGCTCGAACATATTCCGTTCGACCTCGGTTCGCTGATCGAGGACACCGCCAACCTGCTGTCGCAAAACGCCGCGCCGAGTGTCGAGCTGAGCTGCCTGATCGACCCGCACTTTCCGGCCTTGGTGCTTGGGGATCCGACGCGGGTCCGACAGATCGTCAGCAACCTCTTGTCCAACGCCCTCAAGTTCACCCGCTTCGGTCGCGTCGATGTGCGCCTGTCAACGTTCGAGGACGGCGTCAGAATCGAAGTCTGCGACACCGGCATCGGTATCGCGCAGGACGCCCAGGTCAAGATCTTCCAGCCTTTCACGCAGGCGGGTGCCGGCATTACCCGGCAATTCGGCGGGACCGGGTTGGGCCTGGCACTGACCTACAACCTCTGCGAAGCCATGCAAGGGCGCCTCACCATCAGCTCGGAAGCAGGCTTCGGCAGCCAGTTCTGCGCGGATCTGCCGCTGCCCAGCCACACCCGCGCCCTTCCCCCGACCTCTTTACAGGGCAAGGTCATCGCAATCACCGCCGCCAGCAGCGGTCTGGCAGAACTGTTGAACAGTGTGTTGCCCGGCTGGGGGCTCGACTATGAGCAGCGTTCCCTCGATGACTCGTTGCTGGGCCTGAACCCGGATGTACTGATTACCGATTGCCCCGAATGCCTGTTTGGCCTGCGCCCTTCGTGTACAGCACCGATTCTGCTGGTCACCGCTTACGGCAGTTTCATGCCCAGCGAAGAAGCCCTCGCCCTCGCCCCCTTACAGCAACAGGCGCGGCCTCTGGCACGCAACGCGCTGTACCAGACGCTGCGGCGAACCCTGCAGCCGGAACTCAACACGATCAACGGTGCCCGGCTCGACGCCCTCTCCCCACAACGACGCGGACGCGTGCTGCTGGTGGAGGACAATCCGGTCAACCAATTGGTGGCCAAGGGGATGCTCGGAAAACTCGGTTGCGAGGTGATTGTCGCCGGTCACGGTGGCGAGGCGCTGGATCAACTGGAGCAGAGCGAATTCGATCTGGTGCTGATGGACTGCAACATGCCGGTGATGGACGGCTATGAGGCCAGTCGGCAAATCCGTCGCAGCGGACGCTGGCCACAGCTGCCCATCGTCGCCCTGACCGCCAACGCCATGTCCGAAGAGCGCGAACGCTGTCGTGCGGCAGGCATGAGCGATTACCTGGCAAAACCCTTCCGCCGGGAAGAGTTGGCTGCCCTGCTGGACTTGTGGGTCCCTAACTACGACAGTGCTTTGATTTGCCCTAAAAGGTGA
- a CDS encoding MarR family winged helix-turn-helix transcriptional regulator, producing MNTLSVDSLKLDSQLCFKLYAASRAVIRAYKPMLDQLGLTYPQYLAMLVLWEWQEAAPEQPTVKALGERLALDSGTLTPLLKRLEQLQLVQRQRSARDEREVHLSLSPTGKALRDQVGPLKARLLCDSGVDLDRLNDLRDGLDHLLGQIKALS from the coding sequence ATGAACACCTTGTCAGTCGATTCCCTGAAGCTTGACAGTCAACTGTGCTTCAAGCTGTACGCCGCTTCCCGGGCGGTGATCCGCGCCTACAAGCCGATGCTCGATCAGCTCGGCCTGACCTACCCGCAATACCTGGCGATGCTGGTGTTGTGGGAATGGCAGGAGGCGGCCCCAGAGCAACCGACGGTCAAGGCGTTGGGCGAACGCTTGGCGCTGGATTCCGGCACGCTGACGCCGTTGCTCAAGCGTCTTGAGCAACTGCAACTGGTTCAGCGTCAGCGCTCGGCGCGGGACGAGCGTGAAGTGCACTTGAGCCTGTCGCCCACCGGCAAGGCTTTGCGCGATCAGGTCGGGCCGCTCAAGGCCCGTCTGTTATGCGACAGCGGTGTGGATCTGGATCGCCTGAATGATCTGCGCGATGGTCTTGATCACCTTTTAGGGCAAATCAAAGCACTGTCGTAG
- a CDS encoding glutathione peroxidase, with protein sequence MSDNLLSIPCTTIKGEQKTLADFAGKAVLVVNTASKCGFTPQYKGLEELWQTYKDQGLVVLGFPCNQFGKQEPGNEGVISEFCELNFGVSFPLFKKIEVNGAGAHPLFVQLKKRAPGVLGSQGIKWNFTKFLIGKDGQLVKRFAPATKPQDLTREIEALLK encoded by the coding sequence ATGAGCGACAACCTGCTGAGCATCCCTTGCACCACCATCAAGGGTGAGCAAAAGACCCTGGCGGATTTCGCCGGCAAGGCCGTGTTGGTGGTCAACACCGCGAGCAAATGCGGCTTCACCCCGCAGTACAAAGGCCTTGAAGAGTTGTGGCAGACCTACAAGGATCAAGGTCTGGTGGTGCTGGGTTTTCCGTGCAATCAGTTCGGTAAGCAAGAGCCAGGCAATGAAGGGGTGATTTCCGAGTTCTGCGAGTTGAACTTCGGCGTCAGTTTTCCGCTGTTCAAAAAGATTGAAGTCAATGGCGCTGGCGCCCATCCGCTGTTCGTTCAACTGAAAAAACGCGCGCCGGGTGTGCTGGGTTCTCAGGGCATCAAGTGGAACTTCACCAAGTTTCTGATTGGCAAGGATGGCCAGTTGGTCAAGCGCTTCGCCCCCGCGACCAAGCCGCAGGACCTGACCCGCGAGATCGAAGCCCTGCTCAAATGA
- the msrB gene encoding peptide-methionine (R)-S-oxide reductase MsrB: MEKLEKTLEEWRAMLDPEQYNVCRLKGTERPFSGKYNDSKVDGVYHCICCNEPLFDSKTKFDSGCGWPSFYAPIGDSAMVEIRDVSHGMIRTEVVCAKCDAHLGHVFPDGPPPTGLRYCINSVCLDLVPRS; this comes from the coding sequence ATGGAAAAGTTGGAAAAAACCCTGGAAGAATGGCGGGCGATGCTCGATCCGGAGCAGTACAACGTTTGCCGCCTCAAAGGCACCGAACGGCCGTTCTCCGGCAAATATAACGACAGCAAGGTCGACGGTGTTTACCACTGCATCTGCTGCAACGAGCCGCTGTTCGACTCCAAAACCAAATTCGACTCCGGCTGCGGCTGGCCGAGTTTCTACGCACCGATCGGCGACAGCGCCATGGTCGAGATCCGTGACGTCAGCCACGGCATGATCCGCACCGAAGTGGTCTGTGCCAAATGCGATGCGCACCTGGGGCACGTGTTCCCGGACGGCCCGCCGCCGACCGGCCTGCGTTATTGCATCAACTCGGTGTGCCTGGACCTGGTACCGCGCTCGTAA